Proteins from one Bradyrhizobium sp. CB82 genomic window:
- the virB10 gene encoding type IV secretion system protein VirB10 — protein MSEVENEALAGDRGITPVGGGDNGRAAMLKRGFGALALTAFAFLIIWGTWKSDKPVSDSARKLMIRQAAAFEPAQEPPAAPITTASIPVAPISAAPAAPAPAPDQMLESGRRAPVLAYNRPVTSGRPARDAQTGSAPVDPYDFGRAEPRNELADKLKPTPIEGVRAARLPNRNLLVTQGTSIPCVLETAMSSDVAGFVSCVVIRDVMSDSGNVVLMEKGTQVVGEYRGNVRRGSKRMFVLWTRAKTPTGVVVALASPATDALGRAGFDGDIDTHFWERFGSALLLSIVGDASSIGRQQLQDGSIQINNTAGATNTAAGIAVEQSINIPPTLSKNQGELVNIFVARDLDFSSVYQLKRIESRTQILDRTLPGGIVGPATVTK, from the coding sequence ATGAGCGAAGTTGAGAATGAGGCGCTTGCCGGCGACCGCGGCATTACCCCGGTGGGAGGAGGGGACAATGGTCGAGCGGCGATGCTCAAACGTGGCTTCGGCGCGCTCGCGCTCACGGCCTTTGCATTCCTGATCATCTGGGGCACCTGGAAGAGCGATAAGCCGGTCAGCGATTCCGCCCGCAAACTCATGATCCGCCAGGCCGCCGCGTTCGAGCCCGCCCAGGAGCCACCTGCAGCGCCGATCACGACGGCCTCCATTCCGGTCGCGCCAATCTCGGCCGCACCAGCGGCACCCGCGCCCGCGCCGGACCAGATGCTCGAAAGCGGGCGGCGCGCGCCGGTGCTGGCCTATAATCGGCCGGTCACATCGGGGCGTCCGGCCCGTGATGCCCAGACCGGAAGCGCCCCTGTCGATCCCTATGATTTTGGGCGGGCAGAGCCGCGCAACGAGCTTGCCGACAAGCTGAAACCGACGCCGATCGAGGGCGTGCGCGCCGCGCGGCTTCCCAATCGCAATCTTCTGGTCACCCAGGGCACGTCGATCCCCTGCGTGCTGGAGACCGCGATGTCGTCGGATGTCGCCGGTTTTGTCTCCTGCGTCGTAATACGCGACGTGATGTCGGATTCAGGCAATGTGGTGCTCATGGAAAAGGGCACGCAAGTGGTCGGCGAATATCGCGGCAATGTTCGGCGCGGCTCAAAACGCATGTTCGTCCTGTGGACCCGCGCCAAGACACCAACAGGTGTCGTCGTGGCGCTGGCGTCGCCTGCCACGGATGCGCTCGGCCGCGCCGGGTTCGACGGCGATATCGACACACATTTCTGGGAGCGCTTTGGTTCGGCGCTATTGCTGTCGATCGTCGGCGATGCCTCCTCCATTGGGCGCCAGCAACTGCAAGACGGCTCGATCCAGATCAACAACACGGCTGGCGCGACCAACACGGCCGCCGGCATCGCCGTCGAGCAGTCCATCAACATTCCGCCAACGCTGAGCAAGAACCAGGGCGAGCTGGTCAACATCTTTGTCGCGCGCGATCTCGATTTTTCGTCGGTCTACCAACTCAAACGGATCGAAAGCCGCACGCAGATTCTCGACCGCACCCTCCCAGGAGGCATCGTCGGGCCGGCTACGGTGACAAAATGA
- a CDS encoding virB8 family protein: MVGHDDLKSYFDNGRRWEQDLLLSAHRSRRTAWVIAAGACALAAASVGAVAALAPLKTVEPFVIRVDNTTGIVDTVSALNSTPARYDEAVTKYFLGRYVRAREGYSYPEAETNFRTISLLSGQGEQARFAAWYRGSNPESPQVVQGRFGVATVRIKAISLLADNVASVRFMKESRKGEETHVTHWVSTLTFSYANAPMSSADRLVNPLGFLVSEYRADPEVVP, encoded by the coding sequence ATGGTCGGGCATGATGACCTGAAGAGCTATTTCGACAATGGGCGGCGATGGGAACAGGATCTGCTGCTCTCGGCCCATCGCTCGCGGCGAACCGCGTGGGTGATTGCCGCGGGCGCCTGCGCATTGGCGGCCGCCTCGGTCGGCGCGGTCGCAGCGTTGGCACCGCTCAAGACCGTCGAGCCGTTCGTCATCCGGGTCGATAATACGACCGGCATCGTCGACACTGTCTCCGCGCTCAATTCGACGCCGGCGCGCTACGATGAGGCCGTCACCAAATATTTCCTTGGACGCTACGTTCGCGCGCGCGAAGGTTACAGCTATCCGGAGGCCGAAACCAATTTCCGCACGATTTCGCTGCTTTCTGGGCAGGGCGAACAAGCCCGCTTCGCAGCCTGGTACCGCGGCTCCAATCCCGAAAGCCCGCAAGTCGTTCAAGGCCGTTTCGGGGTCGCGACGGTGCGGATCAAGGCGATCTCGCTGCTGGCCGACAATGTCGCATCCGTGCGTTTCATGAAAGAGAGCCGCAAAGGCGAGGAAACCCATGTGACCCATTGGGTTTCGACACTGACGTTTTCCTACGCCAATGCGCCAATGTCTTCCGCCGACCGCCTGGTCAATCCGCTCGGCTTTCTGGTTTCGGAATATCGCGCCGACCCGGAGGTCGTGCCATGA
- the virB9 gene encoding P-type conjugative transfer protein VirB9: protein MKHFALLMSLALGFGGPVLALQQPTPGQHDARVRTVTYDPANVVRLNGVIRASTQVVFADDEEIAHVAIGDAIAWEVAPAGSILFLKPREKHPPTNLQVVTTRPDGRKRSYQFELSIAETTLADSYFVVRFAYPGDEIERRRIEAAARGAEREGALIDQTFDLHHAYGARNWRFSAQGSIDLEPEAVFDDGKETTFRFAGNREIPAIYLINSDGSESLVPKDVRGELVVVHATAREFRLRKGDTVLCIFNEAFDAVGVNPGTNTTSPSIERRAKRSSPILRAR from the coding sequence ATGAAACATTTCGCGCTTTTGATGAGTCTTGCCCTCGGATTTGGGGGACCGGTGCTGGCACTGCAGCAGCCGACGCCGGGGCAACATGACGCGCGCGTGCGCACGGTGACCTACGATCCTGCCAATGTGGTCCGCCTCAACGGCGTCATTCGCGCTTCGACCCAGGTTGTGTTTGCCGATGACGAGGAGATCGCGCATGTCGCGATCGGGGACGCGATCGCATGGGAAGTTGCCCCGGCGGGTTCGATCCTGTTCCTCAAGCCGCGCGAGAAACATCCACCGACCAATCTGCAGGTCGTCACCACCCGGCCCGACGGGCGCAAGCGTTCCTATCAATTCGAGCTGTCGATCGCCGAGACGACGCTCGCGGACAGCTACTTCGTCGTCCGTTTCGCCTATCCCGGCGACGAGATCGAGCGCCGTCGCATTGAGGCGGCTGCCCGGGGCGCCGAGCGGGAAGGCGCGCTGATCGACCAGACCTTTGACCTGCATCATGCCTATGGGGCGCGCAACTGGCGCTTTTCGGCCCAGGGCTCCATCGATCTGGAGCCCGAAGCCGTGTTCGACGATGGCAAGGAAACCACGTTCCGCTTCGCTGGCAATCGGGAGATCCCGGCGATCTACCTGATCAATTCGGACGGCTCTGAAAGTCTGGTGCCCAAGGATGTCCGCGGCGAGCTCGTGGTTGTCCACGCCACGGCCCGCGAGTTTCGGCTGCGTAAGGGCGACACCGTACTTTGCATCTTCAATGAAGCGTTCGATGCGGTCGGGGTCAATCCCGGCACCAACACCACAAGCCCCTCGATCGAGCGGCGGGCGAAGAGATCATCTCCAATCCTTAGGGCACGATAG
- the virB11 gene encoding P-type DNA transfer ATPase VirB11, translated as MSQVASIGHDGGRLVLARYLEPLAPYLADDALTEIVVNRPGEIFVEGPDGWARHESAALTHAYLSHLATAAASHTRQDIGPEYPVVSTSLIGEERCQIVVPPAVPAGTISLTIRKPSTLTMNLDALERTRLFDEVRSASDELTADEHRLLALKDAGQWREFLELAVHTRRNILISGATGSGKTTLSKALIAAIPAHERLITIEDTAELVIPHQNCVRLLYAKDGQGVAKIGPRELLESSLRMRPDRILLQELRDGTAFFYLRNVNSGHPGSITTVHADSARLAFEQMTLLVKESAEGRDLHRDDIRSLLLHLVDVVVQMEKRNGRYRISEIYYDPVRKRDHAR; from the coding sequence ATGAGCCAGGTCGCATCCATCGGACATGATGGCGGGCGTCTGGTGCTGGCGCGCTATCTCGAGCCGCTGGCTCCTTACCTCGCGGACGACGCCCTGACCGAAATCGTCGTCAACCGTCCCGGCGAGATCTTCGTGGAAGGGCCTGACGGTTGGGCCCGGCATGAATCGGCAGCCCTTACGCACGCTTACCTCTCTCATCTTGCAACCGCAGCCGCAAGTCACACCCGACAGGACATAGGGCCGGAATACCCGGTGGTCTCAACCAGCCTGATCGGCGAGGAGCGCTGTCAGATCGTGGTGCCGCCAGCGGTCCCGGCCGGCACGATCAGCTTGACCATTCGCAAGCCCTCGACACTGACCATGAATCTGGACGCTTTGGAGCGGACAAGGCTATTCGACGAGGTCCGCTCCGCGAGTGACGAGCTGACCGCCGATGAGCATCGATTGCTCGCTCTGAAAGACGCCGGGCAGTGGCGCGAGTTCCTCGAGCTTGCGGTGCACACCCGCCGCAATATCCTGATCTCAGGGGCAACCGGCTCGGGCAAGACCACTCTGTCCAAGGCGCTGATTGCAGCGATCCCAGCGCATGAACGGCTCATCACCATTGAAGACACGGCCGAGCTCGTCATCCCGCACCAGAATTGCGTCCGGCTGCTCTACGCCAAGGATGGGCAGGGTGTGGCCAAAATCGGCCCCCGTGAACTGCTCGAATCGTCCTTGCGCATGCGGCCCGACCGGATCCTGCTGCAGGAGCTGCGCGACGGCACCGCCTTCTTTTACCTCAGGAATGTGAACTCGGGGCACCCTGGATCGATCACGACGGTTCACGCCGACAGCGCCCGTCTTGCCTTCGAACAGATGACGCTGTTGGTCAAGGAAAGTGCCGAGGGACGTGACCTTCATCGGGACGATATCCGTTCGCTGTTGTTGCATCTGGTCGACGTCGTCGTCCAGATGGAGAAGCGTAACGGCCGCTATCGCATTTCGGAAATCTACTATGACCCCGTTCGCAAACGCGACCACGCCCGTTAA
- a CDS encoding 3'-5' exonuclease, protein MLVPANTLAINVFDYMAQAVHGLPAYPVDILVAAEGPMLAADLIALLMEPRSSDQHLAAAILDGLAAFELGRTEEASVGARRKAARYRDLATAVRGRGVEGLEARGIGPGIRNLMDTVATLALSGDPMTDWRAIRARLNASDRKEFQVVAREARHMRLLRRGAQIESRLAEAWRTHGAYSHARTLLAAAVVEDQFAATTRPQRGVTVMTIHKAKGKEFDEVIVFEGQFQRYLQRAGADGERSARFNLHVATTRAHRAVMIMTPQDSPCHLLP, encoded by the coding sequence GTGCTCGTTCCCGCAAACACGCTGGCCATTAACGTCTTCGACTACATGGCCCAGGCCGTTCACGGCCTCCCGGCCTATCCGGTCGACATTCTCGTTGCCGCCGAGGGACCGATGCTTGCTGCGGACCTGATTGCATTGCTTATGGAGCCGCGCTCGAGCGATCAGCATCTTGCCGCCGCGATCCTGGACGGGCTTGCCGCGTTCGAGCTCGGCAGAACCGAAGAGGCATCGGTAGGGGCGCGCCGAAAGGCCGCCCGATATCGCGACCTAGCCACCGCTGTTCGAGGCCGTGGAGTAGAGGGCCTTGAAGCACGCGGTATCGGACCCGGCATCCGAAACCTTATGGACACCGTCGCAACCTTGGCCCTGTCGGGAGATCCTATGACGGACTGGCGGGCCATCCGGGCCCGACTCAATGCAAGCGACCGTAAGGAGTTCCAGGTCGTGGCCAGGGAAGCGCGTCACATGCGCCTGTTGCGGCGCGGCGCCCAAATCGAATCCAGGCTGGCCGAGGCTTGGCGCACCCATGGTGCCTATAGCCACGCTCGTACCTTGCTCGCCGCCGCCGTCGTCGAAGATCAGTTCGCGGCAACCACCCGGCCGCAACGGGGCGTCACCGTCATGACGATCCACAAAGCCAAGGGAAAGGAATTCGACGAGGTCATCGTCTTCGAAGGCCAATTCCAGCGCTACCTCCAGCGCGCCGGCGCCGATGGCGAACGCTCCGCCCGCTTCAACCTTCACGTTGCTACAACCCGCGCGCATCGTGCGGTAATGATCATGACGCCTCAGGACAGCCCGTGCCACCTCCTGCCGTGA
- a CDS encoding AraC family transcriptional regulator: MTEAYGQRLGERFRVETAPAMVTRACRKGEMAVTELRCDNPPSEMSASIRQEDAFLLTLHLRDVPGRVYCEGGRRAPVCDVRAGETCLQDLKRDPTVLLDKPYHSLVFYLPRAVLDAIADEANSPRIRDLSYKPGAGVNDATISSLGRLLLPALGQPDQANRLFLDHVLLAFGVHVAQTYGGMRPVSRLRQSGLAPWRERRAKEILRANLEGGVSVKDLARECGLSTAHFARAFRVSVGVTPHNWLVEQRIELSKKKLRDDRLPLADVAAECGFSDQSHFSRHFSRIVGASPGAWRQAAKE; encoded by the coding sequence ATGACAGAAGCTTATGGACAACGACTTGGCGAGCGATTCCGAGTCGAAACCGCACCGGCAATGGTTACCCGGGCATGTCGCAAAGGTGAGATGGCCGTCACTGAACTTCGATGTGATAACCCGCCGTCGGAAATGAGCGCTTCGATTCGGCAGGAGGATGCTTTTCTCCTCACTTTGCACCTCCGCGATGTTCCTGGTCGTGTATATTGTGAGGGTGGCCGACGAGCGCCGGTGTGCGACGTGCGGGCTGGCGAGACTTGTCTCCAGGACCTGAAGCGAGATCCCACCGTCCTCCTCGACAAGCCCTATCACTCTCTGGTTTTTTATCTGCCGCGTGCGGTGCTGGATGCGATCGCTGACGAGGCCAACTCGCCGCGAATTCGTGATCTGAGCTATAAACCCGGAGCGGGCGTCAACGACGCTACAATATCGAGCCTCGGGAGGCTGCTGCTGCCTGCCCTCGGCCAACCCGACCAAGCTAACCGGTTGTTTCTCGACCACGTCCTGCTGGCGTTCGGGGTGCATGTCGCTCAAACCTATGGAGGCATGCGGCCAGTGTCGCGGCTTCGGCAGAGTGGGCTCGCACCATGGCGGGAGCGACGCGCGAAGGAAATTCTGCGCGCCAACCTCGAGGGCGGAGTGTCGGTGAAGGATCTGGCGCGGGAATGCGGGTTATCAACTGCCCATTTTGCGCGCGCGTTTCGCGTTTCCGTAGGAGTGACGCCGCACAACTGGCTAGTTGAGCAGCGCATCGAGCTATCCAAAAAAAAGCTGCGCGATGACCGGTTGCCGCTCGCCGATGTGGCAGCGGAGTGCGGCTTCAGCGATCAAAGTCATTTCTCGCGACACTTCAGCCGCATTGTTGGCGCAAGTCCAGGCGCATGGCGTCAGGCGGCCAAGGAATAG
- a CDS encoding type IV secretory system conjugative DNA transfer family protein, whose product MTPFANATTPVKVAKGTALALGAGAVFLLVASNVLLLGLRHHDGGFHWLEIATGWPRYGADPRFDRWLTLSTLAGLIVVFGLLGAILRHRPLPLHGKARFASEREIKAAGLRSKEGLLLGRKDGAMLCFGGSEHVLLYAPTRAGKGVGYVIPNLLNWPDSVVALDVKKENWDRSAGFRAAHGQEVHLFDPLDENGRTARYNPLGYVRSDSADLYDDLQRIAVMLFPAESRGDPFWFEAARSSFVAIGGYVAETPGLPLTIGEILRQLSATQDLKTHFDKVIAVRSSSPSPLSRHCITALNDFLAASENTLNSVRKTVTARLGLWLNPRIDAATSANDFDLRQLRQRPMSIYLGVTPDNLDRMAPLLNLLFQQVVDLNTRQLPEQNPKLNRKLLLLLDEFPALGNVNVLAKSVAFIAGYGIRLLTVVQSPAQLRAIYGIDAARNFMTNHAVEVVFAPKEQDVANELSERIGYDTVKAHSRSGPKGLAMRSTSETISEHRRALMLPQELKLLPKSKAFILGTGIPPIIVDKIVYYEDKAFLPRLLPAPIPKMPKGRSNALLDAEIKELRSEVAELRAVFRSRPMTDEEVADPSTIPANASFDFGDVDVDLEGLSEDDMKAWTLNYIDAQAIPPARRSGRKKNEPQHERHT is encoded by the coding sequence ATGACCCCGTTCGCAAACGCGACCACGCCCGTTAAGGTGGCGAAGGGCACAGCGCTTGCGCTCGGGGCCGGAGCAGTCTTCCTGCTGGTCGCCTCGAACGTTCTGCTGCTCGGGCTCAGGCACCACGATGGCGGCTTTCACTGGCTGGAGATCGCCACAGGCTGGCCGCGTTATGGCGCTGACCCACGTTTCGACCGCTGGCTGACGCTGTCGACCCTGGCCGGGCTGATTGTGGTCTTTGGCCTACTGGGCGCCATCCTCCGGCACCGGCCGCTTCCGCTTCACGGCAAAGCCCGTTTCGCGTCCGAGCGCGAGATCAAGGCTGCCGGCCTGCGATCCAAGGAGGGTCTGCTGCTCGGCCGCAAAGACGGTGCAATGCTCTGCTTCGGCGGATCGGAACACGTCCTCCTCTATGCCCCAACGCGCGCCGGGAAGGGCGTCGGCTATGTCATCCCAAACCTACTCAATTGGCCGGATTCGGTCGTCGCGCTCGACGTCAAGAAAGAGAACTGGGATCGCTCCGCCGGCTTTCGCGCAGCCCATGGCCAGGAGGTCCATCTGTTCGATCCCCTTGACGAGAACGGTCGCACCGCACGCTACAATCCCCTGGGCTATGTGCGCAGTGATTCCGCCGACCTTTATGACGATCTGCAGCGCATCGCGGTGATGCTATTTCCGGCCGAAAGCCGGGGTGATCCGTTCTGGTTCGAGGCGGCTCGTTCATCCTTTGTGGCGATTGGCGGCTATGTCGCGGAGACGCCGGGCTTGCCGTTGACGATCGGCGAGATCCTGCGCCAGCTGTCGGCGACCCAGGATCTCAAAACCCACTTTGACAAAGTCATCGCCGTTCGCAGCTCCAGCCCGTCGCCACTGTCGCGGCACTGCATCACCGCACTGAATGATTTCCTGGCCGCCTCCGAAAACACGCTGAACTCGGTCCGCAAGACTGTGACGGCCCGCCTCGGCCTCTGGCTCAATCCCCGCATCGATGCCGCAACCTCGGCCAATGATTTCGACCTGCGACAGCTGAGGCAGCGGCCGATGTCGATCTATCTCGGGGTGACGCCCGACAATCTCGACCGCATGGCGCCGCTTCTCAATCTGCTGTTTCAGCAGGTGGTTGATCTGAATACTCGCCAATTGCCGGAGCAAAACCCTAAACTCAATCGGAAGCTACTGTTGCTGCTCGATGAATTTCCAGCGCTAGGCAATGTCAATGTGCTGGCAAAATCGGTCGCCTTCATCGCCGGATACGGCATCCGCCTTCTCACCGTGGTCCAAAGCCCGGCACAATTGCGCGCGATCTACGGGATCGACGCGGCCCGCAACTTCATGACCAACCATGCCGTCGAGGTCGTGTTTGCCCCGAAGGAGCAGGACGTGGCGAATGAGCTCTCGGAGCGTATCGGCTACGATACCGTGAAAGCGCACAGCCGCAGCGGACCAAAAGGGCTCGCCATGCGATCCACCAGCGAGACGATCTCCGAGCATCGTCGCGCCCTGATGCTGCCGCAAGAGCTGAAGCTGCTTCCGAAATCCAAGGCCTTCATACTTGGGACCGGCATTCCACCCATCATTGTCGACAAGATCGTCTACTACGAGGACAAGGCGTTCCTGCCGCGATTGCTGCCAGCCCCCATCCCCAAGATGCCGAAGGGCCGCTCGAATGCGCTGCTTGACGCCGAAATCAAGGAACTCCGTTCCGAGGTCGCTGAACTCCGCGCGGTGTTTCGGTCACGGCCGATGACCGACGAGGAGGTCGCCGACCCCTCGACGATTCCTGCCAACGCTTCATTCGATTTCGGGGATGTGGATGTCGACCTCGAAGGCCTCTCCGAAGATGACATGAAGGCCTGGACCCTGAATTATATCGATGCCCAAGCCATTCCGCCGGCACGACGGTCCGGCCGCAAGAAGAACGAGCCGCAGCATGAACGACACACGTGA
- a CDS encoding AAA family ATPase yields MSATSDNGDDLDLPAAEDAASTGAAADSSDLDERLQALPRLLRYAMLVKEGAFHIEERLVAEISELCPSLPQTAHWATALRADAGLALTALSTDAGLALAAELDKRAVSLDQPVLRSLSDCVRLLCLPLPCSAETFDDYRRVGKALVEAFRKACRDVDEELRCDLEGVTYGWAALPACRDLLSKHVGAVANATTLGPIMAEHRIAAAKATLRRQLKEEEERRKQQTAEISVANQQQEPSPNSTPDHGLVVARLSPEEMKNVKLKDILGPLKSVINAPLPLVEVPPLQEARNALLFEFPYAIDVIDFALADLVGRTTIRLRPLLIVGEPGGGKSRFARRIGEVLGLHVWRTDASRSDGAVFGGTDRRWYSAEPCHPFLAIAQGKTANVLVLLDELEKAATRSDHGRLWDCLLGFLEPETNSRYPDPALQTNLDLSQVSYIATANALDPLPSPIRDRFRIVTFPKPAANHLDALLPAVIADLAKERGLDQSWVPPLDGVEREAAAKHWPGGSVRRLRRIVEAVLRERDIRASRN; encoded by the coding sequence ATGAGCGCCACGAGCGATAATGGCGATGACCTCGATCTGCCGGCGGCGGAGGACGCGGCCTCGACCGGAGCCGCGGCTGATTCGTCCGATTTGGATGAGCGTCTGCAGGCACTGCCCCGCCTTCTGCGCTACGCGATGCTCGTCAAGGAAGGCGCTTTCCATATCGAGGAGCGTCTGGTTGCCGAGATTAGCGAGCTCTGCCCTAGCCTTCCGCAGACCGCGCATTGGGCGACAGCGCTGAGAGCGGATGCCGGGCTTGCCCTTACAGCGCTGAGTACGGATGCCGGACTTGCCCTTGCGGCCGAGCTCGACAAGCGAGCCGTCAGTCTGGACCAGCCGGTCCTGCGCAGCCTCTCGGACTGCGTGCGCTTGCTGTGCCTTCCACTGCCGTGCTCAGCAGAGACCTTCGACGACTATCGCAGGGTCGGGAAGGCGTTGGTCGAAGCTTTCCGAAAGGCTTGTCGCGACGTTGACGAAGAGCTGCGTTGCGATCTCGAAGGAGTGACCTACGGCTGGGCGGCTCTGCCGGCCTGCCGCGACCTACTCTCAAAGCATGTCGGGGCCGTCGCGAACGCGACCACGCTCGGGCCCATCATGGCGGAGCACCGGATCGCCGCTGCTAAGGCGACCCTGCGCCGCCAATTGAAGGAAGAGGAGGAGCGCCGAAAGCAGCAGACTGCCGAGATCTCTGTCGCAAATCAGCAGCAGGAGCCTTCCCCAAACTCCACACCAGATCATGGCCTCGTGGTCGCGCGTCTGTCCCCGGAGGAGATGAAGAACGTCAAGCTCAAGGATATTTTGGGACCGCTGAAGAGTGTCATCAACGCTCCTTTGCCGCTCGTTGAGGTGCCGCCTCTGCAGGAGGCGCGCAATGCTCTGCTGTTCGAGTTCCCATACGCAATCGACGTCATCGATTTCGCGCTGGCCGATCTCGTCGGCCGCACCACAATTCGTCTCCGTCCCCTCCTGATTGTTGGCGAGCCCGGCGGCGGCAAGAGCCGATTTGCCCGCCGAATCGGTGAGGTGCTGGGTCTCCACGTTTGGCGGACCGACGCCAGTCGTTCCGACGGTGCGGTGTTCGGGGGAACCGACCGGCGCTGGTACTCGGCCGAGCCTTGCCATCCTTTTCTCGCCATCGCGCAGGGCAAAACGGCAAACGTATTGGTCCTCCTGGATGAATTGGAGAAAGCTGCAACGAGGTCCGACCACGGCCGACTATGGGACTGCCTGCTCGGCTTTCTCGAGCCGGAGACGAATTCCAGATATCCCGATCCCGCATTGCAGACCAATCTCGACCTATCGCAGGTGAGCTACATCGCCACGGCCAACGCTCTCGATCCGCTGCCGAGCCCTATCCGGGACCGTTTCCGCATCGTGACCTTTCCGAAACCGGCGGCGAATCATTTGGACGCTCTACTGCCGGCGGTGATCGCCGACCTCGCCAAAGAGCGCGGCCTCGACCAGAGCTGGGTGCCGCCGCTCGATGGCGTTGAGCGCGAAGCCGCCGCGAAGCACTGGCCCGGCGGCTCGGTGCGGCGCCTGCGCCGCATTGTCGAGGCTGTCCTGCGCGAGCGCGACATTCGCGCATCGAGGAACTGA
- a CDS encoding DUF2130 domain-containing protein produces the protein MTDPQIVCPNCRTEIKLTESLAAPLIAETRRKFDQQLAAKEADFGQREALLKQASEEVAKARETVDEQVAAKLKAERANITEAEAKRARLAVADELSTRDRQLTDLQQMLAANNEKLAAAQKIQADMLRKERELDDAKREVELTIETKVQQALAAVREKAKLDAEDGFKAKVAEKEAQIAGMNRQIEELRRRAEQGSQQLQGEALELELESLLRNQFPRDLIEPVPKGDFGGDVLHRVFGPGGQTCGTILWESKRTKRWSDDWLTKLRSDQRAAKAEVALIVSSALPKEIETFGLVDNVWVAEPRFAVPLAIVLRHGLIDLAGSRQAQEGQQTKMEMMYGYLTGPRFRHRIDAIVEKFTDMQADLDRERKTMMRLWAKREEQLRGVLDSTAGLYGDLQGIAGRAMQEIESLDVLMIEVKGEAAE, from the coding sequence GTGACCGATCCCCAGATCGTCTGCCCGAACTGCCGTACCGAAATCAAGCTGACAGAATCGCTCGCGGCGCCCCTGATTGCCGAAACGCGCCGCAAGTTCGACCAACAGCTTGCGGCCAAGGAAGCAGACTTTGGCCAGCGCGAAGCGCTGCTCAAGCAGGCCAGCGAGGAAGTCGCGAAAGCTCGCGAGACCGTTGACGAGCAGGTTGCGGCTAAGCTGAAGGCAGAGCGGGCCAACATCACCGAGGCGGAAGCAAAGCGAGCGCGTCTGGCGGTCGCCGACGAGCTCAGCACCCGCGACCGGCAGTTGACCGATTTGCAGCAGATGCTTGCAGCCAACAACGAGAAGTTGGCCGCGGCCCAGAAGATCCAGGCGGACATGCTCCGCAAGGAGCGCGAGCTCGACGACGCCAAGCGCGAAGTCGAGCTCACGATCGAAACGAAGGTGCAGCAGGCACTTGCGGCTGTACGCGAAAAGGCGAAGCTGGATGCCGAGGACGGCTTCAAGGCGAAAGTCGCGGAGAAAGAAGCCCAGATCGCCGGCATGAACCGGCAGATCGAGGAACTCCGCCGCCGGGCCGAACAGGGCTCGCAGCAGCTGCAAGGCGAAGCCCTGGAGCTCGAACTGGAATCCCTGCTCCGCAATCAGTTTCCGCGCGACCTCATCGAGCCGGTGCCGAAGGGCGATTTCGGCGGCGACGTCCTGCATCGCGTGTTCGGTCCTGGTGGGCAGACCTGCGGCACGATCCTCTGGGAATCGAAGCGGACCAAACGTTGGAGTGACGACTGGCTGACCAAGCTCAGGAGCGACCAGCGCGCGGCCAAAGCGGAGGTCGCCCTCATTGTCTCCAGCGCGCTGCCGAAGGAAATAGAAACCTTCGGACTGGTCGACAATGTTTGGGTTGCGGAGCCCCGGTTCGCCGTTCCTCTCGCCATCGTGCTCCGGCACGGGCTGATCGACCTCGCCGGCAGCCGTCAGGCTCAGGAAGGCCAGCAGACCAAAATGGAGATGATGTACGGCTATCTGACCGGTCCGCGCTTCCGCCATCGCATCGATGCGATCGTGGAGAAGTTCACCGACATGCAGGCCGACCTCGACCGCGAGCGCAAGACGATGATGCGGCTTTGGGCGAAGCGCGAAGAACAGCTCCGCGGCGTGCTCGACTCCACCGCCGGCCTCTACGGCGACCTCCAGGGCATAGCCGGTCGGGCAATGCAAGAGATCGAGAGTCTTGATGTGCTGATGATTGAGGTGAAGGGCGAAGCGGCAGAGTAG